Proteins from a genomic interval of Nitrospira sp.:
- a CDS encoding response regulator, with product MGKTVLIVDDSSTMRQMVAYTLKGAGYEIVEAGNGKEAVGKLNGGAKPALVVTDLNMPEMDGITLIQEIRKMPAFKFTPILMLTTESADDKKKAGQAAGATGWIVKPFNPEQMLKVVQKVLPG from the coding sequence ATGGGAAAGACAGTGTTGATCGTAGACGACTCATCGACCATGCGGCAAATGGTCGCTTATACCTTGAAAGGGGCGGGATATGAGATCGTCGAGGCCGGCAACGGCAAGGAAGCCGTCGGCAAGTTGAACGGCGGCGCCAAACCCGCCCTGGTCGTCACCGACCTCAATATGCCCGAGATGGACGGCATTACCCTCATCCAAGAGATTCGGAAGATGCCGGCCTTCAAATTCACGCCGATCTTGATGCTCACCACCGAGTCGGCCGATGACAAGAAGAAAGCGGGACAGGCCGCCGGCGCAACCGGCTGGATCGTCAAGCCCTTCAATCCCGAACAAATGCTGAAAGTCGTCCAAAAAGTATTACCCGGTTGA